The Streptomyces luteogriseus genome includes a window with the following:
- a CDS encoding LodA/GoxA family CTQ-dependent oxidase, with product MTGTADPQRDSSQDMPDCAAEPVAGILAEFVDKRMGQRIAQGQDPVLRPVFVKYHGTARGVLTVAPDLPPELCIGFLGAAQDQPGGLTAWVRFSTDTLPDRPDFRRTLGMGIKLFGVPGPKLLEDEDRAETQDLVFQNHDVFFVDTARDMCEFQQDPIAYQNAHPVTRGILQAMRKPEESALTARYWGVLPYAFGPDRHVKYVLVPVSCPPGDTRAAPPDEDPSFFRGDLRHRLAAGEAAFDLMVQFRTDPERMPLDRATVRWEESLSPPVRVARLTLHQQDVRARGQDAYGENLAYNPWHCLAEHRPVGSIAEARKVVYRASAVRRRDANGVPVAEPGPARPPSGEPHGRDTRIVRAAIHPAIGVARVGDSVDEFFLAPEVDDPPPLPAGSYKDATGALKRQAARFRVYGYNAAGEPVAELTADNADIRWTVHVANKKAAWYQFQLALDIPEAAAAPDSTPRNAKVPAGERGRLVIDPGPRSIRGRDRAGRPEYRFDTGCFLGKPVPLGEVRTDDAGRLVFLGGHGVSASVDHAQATHFANNDGWHDDVCDGPVTARVRVDGRSVPVEPAWVVVAPPNFAPELKSVRTMYDLMRDVFVSSGALPPPENVSFTRDVLPILRRLCDLQWVNRGIAALFGHGGREHFLAPERLARLAEAGPRNAELRQQIWATMRDLDRDGLSPVPWPPLYGDSMSVRPVSARQHLTLTSVQYRSLARWAAGDFDADYDPSAVPPAGLDEVPPADRPGMLDRAALSFCLADAFHPGCEMSWPMRHSTLYSAPFRVRHRDPGTPETDYGQVLTPQTALGVDGPLYAQGPGHLTRWMAVPWQTDTARCRSGYYLGYGPRYDPYLPTFWPARVPNHVLTEQDYETAVDPGSPAEERRAAFERRAVWDRWLPSDRIQQMNAMVKDFGKLGLVERRTGASDDPELPATMFVESAVGFRPEEPPPALRNLRCLHVPEAADPALNGSALAAALARTDVPHEQVMAGYFEKVARFPDER from the coding sequence ATGACCGGGACAGCCGACCCTCAGCGGGACTCGTCGCAGGACATGCCCGACTGCGCAGCCGAGCCGGTCGCCGGCATTCTGGCCGAGTTCGTGGACAAGCGCATGGGGCAGCGGATCGCCCAGGGGCAGGACCCGGTGCTGCGCCCGGTCTTCGTCAAGTACCACGGCACCGCTCGCGGGGTGCTCACGGTCGCCCCTGACCTGCCGCCGGAGCTGTGCATCGGATTCCTCGGGGCCGCACAGGACCAGCCGGGTGGTCTGACCGCCTGGGTACGGTTCTCCACCGACACCCTGCCGGACCGCCCGGACTTCCGTCGGACCCTCGGTATGGGCATCAAGCTGTTCGGCGTTCCCGGCCCGAAGCTGCTGGAGGACGAGGACCGGGCGGAGACCCAGGATCTCGTGTTCCAGAACCACGACGTCTTCTTCGTCGACACCGCCCGCGACATGTGCGAGTTCCAGCAGGACCCGATCGCGTACCAGAACGCCCACCCGGTGACCCGCGGCATTCTGCAAGCCATGCGCAAGCCCGAGGAGAGCGCGCTGACAGCCCGGTACTGGGGCGTGCTGCCGTACGCCTTCGGGCCCGACCGCCATGTGAAGTACGTGCTCGTGCCGGTCTCCTGCCCGCCCGGGGATACGCGGGCGGCGCCCCCGGACGAGGACCCCTCGTTCTTCCGGGGAGACCTGCGGCACCGGCTGGCCGCGGGTGAGGCGGCCTTCGACCTGATGGTGCAGTTCCGCACGGACCCCGAGCGGATGCCCCTCGACCGTGCCACCGTGCGCTGGGAGGAGTCGCTGAGCCCCCCGGTGCGGGTCGCGAGACTGACCCTGCATCAGCAGGACGTCCGGGCGCGCGGCCAGGACGCCTACGGCGAGAACCTGGCCTACAACCCCTGGCACTGTTTGGCCGAGCACCGACCTGTCGGCAGCATCGCCGAGGCCCGCAAGGTCGTGTACAGGGCATCGGCCGTACGGCGCCGCGACGCGAACGGCGTTCCGGTGGCGGAACCCGGCCCTGCGCGGCCGCCGTCCGGCGAACCCCACGGGCGTGACACCCGGATCGTGCGGGCCGCGATCCATCCCGCCATCGGTGTGGCGCGGGTCGGTGACAGCGTGGACGAGTTCTTCCTCGCCCCGGAGGTGGACGATCCTCCCCCACTGCCCGCCGGGTCGTACAAGGACGCGACCGGCGCCCTGAAGCGGCAGGCGGCGCGCTTCCGCGTGTACGGCTACAACGCCGCCGGGGAGCCGGTCGCCGAGCTGACCGCGGACAACGCGGACATCCGGTGGACCGTGCACGTGGCCAACAAGAAGGCCGCCTGGTACCAGTTCCAGCTGGCGCTGGACATCCCCGAAGCGGCTGCCGCGCCCGACAGCACTCCCCGTAACGCCAAGGTGCCCGCCGGGGAGCGTGGCCGTCTGGTCATCGATCCGGGTCCGCGCTCGATCCGCGGCCGGGACCGCGCGGGCCGGCCCGAGTACCGGTTCGACACGGGCTGTTTCCTCGGGAAGCCCGTTCCTCTGGGTGAGGTGCGCACGGACGACGCCGGACGGCTGGTGTTCCTCGGCGGGCACGGTGTCTCGGCCTCGGTGGACCACGCACAGGCCACGCACTTCGCCAACAACGACGGCTGGCACGACGACGTCTGCGACGGCCCGGTGACCGCGCGCGTGCGCGTCGACGGCCGCTCCGTTCCGGTCGAACCGGCCTGGGTCGTGGTGGCGCCGCCCAACTTCGCGCCGGAGCTGAAGTCCGTGCGCACCATGTACGACCTGATGCGGGACGTATTCGTCTCCTCCGGAGCTCTGCCGCCCCCGGAGAACGTCTCGTTCACCCGTGACGTCCTGCCGATCCTGCGGCGCTTGTGCGATCTCCAGTGGGTCAACCGCGGTATCGCCGCCCTGTTCGGGCACGGCGGCCGGGAACACTTCCTGGCGCCGGAGCGGCTCGCCCGGCTGGCCGAGGCCGGGCCGCGCAACGCGGAGCTGCGCCAGCAGATCTGGGCCACGATGCGGGACCTCGACCGTGACGGGCTCTCGCCCGTGCCGTGGCCACCGCTCTACGGCGACTCGATGAGCGTGCGGCCCGTCTCCGCGCGGCAGCATCTGACCCTGACGTCGGTGCAGTACCGGTCCCTGGCCCGATGGGCGGCAGGAGACTTCGACGCCGACTACGACCCTTCGGCGGTGCCGCCCGCCGGCCTCGACGAGGTGCCGCCGGCGGACCGGCCGGGCATGCTCGACCGCGCGGCCCTGTCGTTCTGTCTGGCCGACGCGTTCCACCCGGGGTGCGAGATGTCCTGGCCGATGCGCCACAGCACCCTGTACTCGGCCCCCTTCCGGGTGCGGCACCGCGATCCCGGCACCCCCGAAACCGACTACGGCCAAGTGCTGACCCCGCAGACCGCCCTCGGCGTCGACGGCCCGCTGTACGCGCAGGGCCCGGGCCACCTGACGCGGTGGATGGCGGTGCCCTGGCAGACCGACACCGCCCGCTGCCGCTCCGGCTACTACCTCGGGTACGGGCCGCGCTACGACCCCTACCTGCCCACCTTCTGGCCCGCGCGCGTGCCCAACCACGTCCTGACGGAGCAGGACTACGAGACGGCGGTCGACCCCGGCAGCCCCGCCGAGGAGCGCCGGGCCGCCTTCGAGCGCCGGGCCGTGTGGGACAGGTGGCTGCCCTCGGACCGTATCCAGCAGATGAACGCCATGGTCAAGGACTTCGGCAAGCTGGGCCTCGTGGAACGGCGCACCGGGGCCTCCGACGACCCCGAGCTGCCCGCGACGATGTTCGTCGAATCCGCGGTGGGCTTCCGTCCCGAGGAGCCTCCGCCCGCGCTGCGGAACCTGCGGTGCCTGCACGTGCCGGAGGCTGCGGACCCGGCCCTGAACGGCAGCGCCCTGGCCGCGGCCCTCGCGCGGACGGACGTGCCTCACGAGCAGGTGATGGCGGGCTACTTCGAGAAGGTCGCGCGCTTCCCGGACGAACGGTGA
- a CDS encoding NAD(P)/FAD-dependent oxidoreductase yields the protein MTYEVIVAGGGPAGAVAALVLARAGRRVLLVDKNAGGCGPAPFRIGETLPPAARPLLHDLGLWPEFVAAPHLRCVGTYASWGSEALHGRSHLHDPQGHGWHLDRTRFDALLRRAAEAAGAEVRRAEAVPHSTHAGDRRVLIRADGRRGEERCDWLVDATGRRAVIGRRQGRRHRQDRLVAVYALFTRRLPGHRTEDTELRTLVEAVPRGWWYSARVPAGRVVAHLTDSDLTDSALRTAEGFLDAIGNTRHVRTRLAGYDPADAPAPRWTSAHGLRLCPAAGPGWIAAGDAALAFDPLSSQGILNALHTGARAGLTVDRCLSGRQAALADYSLFLERITGAYERHHAETYGQERRWPAHTFWERRQHAQ from the coding sequence GTGACCTACGAGGTGATCGTGGCCGGAGGCGGCCCGGCAGGCGCCGTAGCGGCCCTGGTACTGGCGCGGGCCGGCCGGCGGGTCCTGCTCGTCGACAAGAACGCAGGCGGCTGCGGGCCCGCCCCCTTCCGGATCGGGGAGACCCTGCCGCCCGCGGCCAGGCCGCTGCTGCACGATCTGGGCCTGTGGCCCGAATTCGTCGCGGCCCCTCATCTGAGGTGCGTGGGCACCTACGCCTCCTGGGGATCGGAGGCGCTCCACGGCCGCAGCCACCTCCACGACCCGCAGGGACACGGCTGGCACCTCGACCGCACCCGGTTCGACGCGTTGCTGCGCAGGGCCGCCGAAGCGGCAGGTGCCGAGGTGCGCCGGGCCGAAGCCGTACCGCATTCCACGCACGCGGGCGACCGGCGCGTACTGATCCGCGCGGACGGCCGGCGCGGAGAGGAGCGCTGCGACTGGCTCGTGGACGCCACCGGCCGCCGCGCCGTGATCGGCCGCCGGCAGGGCCGGCGCCACAGACAGGACCGGCTCGTCGCCGTGTACGCCCTGTTCACACGTCGGCTCCCCGGTCATCGCACCGAGGACACCGAGCTCCGTACGCTCGTCGAGGCGGTCCCCCGAGGCTGGTGGTACTCGGCCAGGGTTCCGGCCGGACGAGTGGTCGCGCACCTCACGGACAGCGACCTGACCGACTCCGCACTGCGCACCGCCGAGGGATTCCTCGACGCGATCGGGAACACCCGCCACGTCCGCACCCGCCTCGCCGGCTACGACCCCGCCGACGCCCCGGCGCCACGCTGGACCTCGGCGCACGGGCTGCGCCTGTGCCCGGCGGCGGGCCCCGGATGGATCGCCGCCGGAGACGCCGCCCTCGCCTTCGACCCGCTCTCCTCCCAGGGCATTCTCAACGCCCTCCACACCGGAGCCCGCGCCGGCCTGACCGTCGACCGGTGCCTGTCCGGCCGGCAGGCCGCCCTCGCGGACTACTCCCTGTTCCTGGAGCGGATCACGGGCGCCTACGAGCGGCATCACGCCGAGACCTACGGCCAGGAACGGCGTTGGCCGGCCCATACGTTCTGGGAACGCCGGCAGCACGCGCAGTGA
- a CDS encoding catalase: protein MSHPNPLKRAADKVTEAVQGAGAGPEEGVPGKPAPESPGVAEPTESREPLPPKPDQSGPDTMSPTGQATGAAQARMAPSGACLTDAQGTRLYDTDHSLKAGPRGPVLLQDHHLREKVMHFDHERIPERVVHARGAAAHGVFKSYGTAAAVSKAAFLAAGAETPVFVRFSTVLGSRGSSDTVRDTRGFATKFYTEEGVFDLVGNNMPVFFIQDAIKFPDIIHAGKPHPDREIPQAQSAHDTFWDFVTLHTEAAHHTLWNMSDRGIPRSYRMMEGFGVHTFRLVAADGSTTLVKFHWKPKLGVHSLVWEEAQIAGGVDPDFHRRDLADAIEAGAYPEWELGIQTFPDTPEQTFEGIDLLDATNLVPEELAPVQPIGLLTLNRNPSNYFAETEQVAFHVGHLVPGIDITDDPLLAGRLFSYLDTQITRLAGPNFSQIPINRPHSPVNDMLRDGFHQDAVHRGVAPYRPNSLDGGCPFLAGADTGAYIETPVRVPEATKVREAPESFSDHFSQPRRFWLSMSAVEREHIIAAYTFELGKCYEQAIKERALQVLANIDAELCARVAEGLGLPAPDPTVPLAEVAPSPALSQVGGSWPTDGRLVGIVTGPDGDLDGVRAVREAVLGAGMVPLVIAPTGGKLGDGDDAVTVQRTFVTARSIEFDALLVAGAPAAGGDAYGSRDAKARPAGAPGTVDPRVSLLLTEAFRHGKSIGAWAGGDAALGSVGIPVDAPGVVVGQNGTSVLEQLQELMSKHRAWERFITTA, encoded by the coding sequence ATGAGCCACCCCAATCCCCTCAAGCGGGCGGCGGACAAGGTCACCGAAGCCGTCCAGGGCGCCGGCGCGGGACCGGAGGAGGGTGTTCCGGGCAAGCCGGCTCCGGAATCCCCTGGGGTCGCGGAGCCGACGGAATCGCGCGAGCCTCTGCCGCCGAAGCCCGACCAGAGCGGCCCGGACACCATGTCACCCACGGGTCAGGCGACCGGCGCGGCGCAGGCTCGCATGGCTCCGTCGGGCGCCTGTCTCACCGATGCGCAGGGCACCCGGCTGTACGACACCGACCACTCGCTCAAGGCCGGCCCGCGCGGACCGGTGCTGCTGCAGGACCACCACCTGCGCGAGAAGGTCATGCACTTCGACCACGAGCGCATCCCGGAGCGGGTCGTGCACGCCCGCGGCGCGGCGGCGCACGGCGTCTTCAAGAGCTACGGCACCGCGGCCGCCGTGTCGAAGGCGGCGTTCCTGGCGGCCGGCGCGGAGACCCCGGTGTTCGTGCGCTTCTCCACGGTGCTGGGCTCCCGGGGTTCCTCCGACACGGTGCGGGACACCCGCGGGTTCGCGACCAAGTTCTACACCGAAGAGGGCGTCTTCGACCTGGTCGGCAACAACATGCCGGTCTTCTTCATCCAGGACGCCATCAAGTTCCCGGACATCATCCACGCCGGCAAGCCGCACCCGGACCGGGAGATCCCGCAGGCCCAGAGCGCCCACGACACCTTCTGGGACTTCGTCACACTGCACACCGAGGCCGCCCACCACACCTTGTGGAACATGTCCGACCGGGGCATCCCGCGCTCGTACCGGATGATGGAGGGCTTCGGCGTCCACACCTTCCGCCTGGTGGCCGCCGACGGCTCCACCACGCTGGTGAAGTTCCACTGGAAGCCGAAGCTCGGTGTGCACTCCCTGGTGTGGGAGGAGGCGCAGATCGCGGGAGGCGTCGACCCGGACTTCCACCGCCGCGACCTCGCCGACGCCATCGAAGCGGGCGCCTACCCGGAGTGGGAGCTGGGCATCCAGACCTTCCCCGACACCCCCGAGCAGACCTTCGAGGGCATCGACCTGCTCGACGCGACCAACCTCGTCCCGGAGGAACTCGCCCCCGTCCAGCCGATCGGGCTGCTGACGCTCAACCGCAACCCGTCGAACTACTTCGCCGAGACCGAGCAGGTGGCCTTCCACGTCGGTCACCTCGTGCCCGGCATCGACATCACCGACGACCCGCTGCTGGCAGGACGGCTGTTCTCCTACCTGGACACCCAGATCACCCGGCTGGCCGGCCCGAACTTCTCGCAGATCCCCATCAACCGGCCGCACTCGCCGGTCAACGACATGCTGCGGGACGGCTTCCACCAGGACGCCGTACACCGGGGCGTCGCACCGTACCGGCCCAACTCCCTCGACGGCGGCTGCCCGTTCCTGGCCGGGGCGGACACCGGGGCGTACATCGAGACGCCGGTTCGGGTGCCGGAGGCGACGAAGGTCCGTGAGGCTCCCGAGTCGTTCTCCGACCATTTCAGCCAGCCGCGCCGGTTCTGGCTGAGCATGAGCGCGGTGGAGCGGGAACACATCATCGCCGCCTACACCTTCGAGCTCGGCAAGTGCTACGAACAGGCCATCAAGGAGCGGGCCCTGCAGGTGCTGGCCAACATCGACGCCGAGCTGTGCGCGCGCGTCGCCGAGGGCCTTGGGCTGCCGGCACCCGACCCGACCGTGCCGCTCGCCGAGGTCGCACCGAGCCCGGCGCTGTCACAGGTCGGGGGGTCCTGGCCCACCGACGGCCGCCTCGTCGGCATCGTCACCGGTCCGGACGGAGACCTGGACGGCGTGCGCGCGGTGCGCGAGGCAGTGCTCGGTGCGGGCATGGTGCCGCTGGTCATCGCCCCCACGGGCGGCAAACTCGGCGACGGCGACGACGCGGTCACCGTCCAGCGGACGTTCGTGACCGCCCGGTCCATCGAGTTCGACGCACTGCTGGTGGCCGGGGCACCCGCCGCCGGCGGCGACGCCTATGGTTCCCGCGACGCCAAGGCACGGCCCGCCGGTGCGCCCGGGACGGTCGATCCGAGGGTGAGCCTCCTGCTGACGGAGGCGTTCCGCCACGGCAAGTCGATCGGTGCCTGGGCGGGCGGCGACGCGGCGCTGGGATCGGTCGGGATCCCTGTCGACGCGCCGGGCGTCGTGGTCGGACAGAACGGCACCTCCGTGCTGGAGCAGTTGCAGGAGCTGATGTCCAAGCACCGCGCGTGGGAGCGGTTCATCACGACCGCCTGA
- a CDS encoding ABC transporter substrate-binding protein, with the protein MPLKTIPPLPRRTLLRALGAGAVLGGLVGCGVPAAYVRPGDRAAADLSSAEQRLNWANWPLYIDTDDEHPSRRPTLEAFEKRTGISVEYVEEINDNDEFFGKISPALMNRQSTGRDLIVVSDWMSARFVRLGWVQEMDRARQPNVTRYLDPQLRSPSFDPGRKCTVPWQSGITGIAYNRRRTGREIRQVSDLWASDLKGRVTLLSGLDEAFALLMQGNGVDITRWTADDFHTVCDQVEKQVKGGQIRRFTGNDYIKDLSSGDVLACQAYSGDVIQLQADDPDIEFVVPEEGAELWAESLMIPDLARHKANAERLIDYYYDPEVAAELAAWVNYVCPVPAARDVLASARDEESAALAENPLIFPDGEMRGRLAIARDIDSDERVEFGRRWNQIAGL; encoded by the coding sequence ATGCCCCTGAAGACGATCCCTCCGCTCCCCCGCCGTACCCTGTTGCGCGCGCTGGGCGCCGGCGCGGTGCTCGGCGGACTCGTTGGGTGTGGTGTCCCGGCCGCGTATGTACGGCCCGGCGACCGCGCCGCCGCCGATCTGTCCTCCGCCGAGCAGCGGCTGAACTGGGCGAACTGGCCGCTGTACATCGACACCGATGACGAGCACCCCTCACGGCGGCCCACCCTGGAGGCGTTCGAGAAGCGCACGGGGATCTCGGTCGAGTACGTCGAGGAGATCAACGACAACGACGAGTTCTTCGGCAAGATCAGCCCGGCGTTGATGAACCGTCAGTCCACGGGCCGCGATCTGATCGTCGTCAGCGACTGGATGAGCGCGCGGTTCGTGCGGCTCGGCTGGGTACAGGAGATGGACCGGGCCCGGCAGCCGAACGTGACCCGGTACCTCGACCCGCAGTTACGGTCGCCCTCGTTCGATCCCGGCCGCAAGTGCACCGTGCCGTGGCAGTCCGGCATCACCGGAATCGCGTACAACCGGCGCAGGACCGGCCGGGAGATACGGCAGGTCTCGGATCTGTGGGCGAGCGACCTGAAGGGCAGGGTCACACTGCTGTCCGGTCTGGACGAGGCGTTCGCACTGCTGATGCAGGGCAACGGCGTCGACATCACCCGGTGGACGGCCGACGACTTCCACACCGTCTGTGACCAGGTGGAGAAGCAGGTGAAGGGGGGACAGATCCGGCGCTTCACCGGCAATGACTACATCAAGGACCTGTCCAGCGGTGACGTCCTGGCCTGTCAGGCGTACTCGGGAGATGTGATCCAGCTCCAGGCGGACGACCCGGACATCGAGTTCGTCGTCCCCGAGGAAGGCGCCGAGCTGTGGGCCGAGTCGCTGATGATTCCCGATCTCGCCCGCCACAAGGCGAATGCGGAGCGGCTCATCGACTACTACTACGATCCCGAGGTCGCCGCCGAGCTGGCCGCCTGGGTCAACTACGTCTGCCCGGTCCCGGCTGCCCGGGACGTCCTGGCCTCCGCCAGGGACGAGGAGAGCGCCGCCCTCGCCGAGAACCCGTTGATCTTCCCTGACGGGGAGATGCGCGGCCGGCTCGCCATCGCACGGGACATCGACTCGGACGAGCGGGTGGAGTTCGGCAGGCGGTGGAATCAGATCGCGGGGTTGTGA
- the yidD gene encoding membrane protein insertion efficiency factor YidD gives MARRDKHGRRKNEDGESDEGCCAATLDTLAHPCCCGGVWSQAATLWLTLLRPSLTTGHGADPAAPPPRGRVAAAMYRSVRHYRVAVSPTRPPCCPYSPSCSTYAVRALHRHGALRGGRLILARLLRCRPGAARRRGYRDPVPPPRH, from the coding sequence GTGGCGCGGAGGGACAAGCACGGCCGGAGGAAGAACGAGGACGGCGAGTCGGACGAAGGCTGCTGCGCGGCCACGCTCGACACGCTGGCGCACCCGTGCTGCTGCGGCGGCGTGTGGTCACAGGCAGCGACCCTCTGGCTCACACTGCTGCGCCCCTCGCTCACCACCGGTCACGGCGCGGACCCGGCCGCGCCCCCACCGCGCGGCCGAGTGGCCGCCGCGATGTACCGGTCCGTGCGGCACTACCGCGTCGCGGTCAGCCCGACCCGGCCGCCGTGCTGCCCGTACAGCCCGAGCTGCTCCACATACGCCGTACGGGCACTCCACCGGCACGGTGCCCTCCGCGGCGGACGGCTGATCCTGGCGCGCCTGCTGCGCTGCCGTCCCGGCGCGGCCCGCCGCCGCGGCTACCGGGACCCGGTACCGCCGCCCCGCCACTGA
- a CDS encoding hydroxysqualene dehydroxylase, with protein sequence MSGTTRRGFLGTAAVAGGGAVLGIPERASAENGSTSQTVAVLGGGVAGLTAAHELAERGFRVTVYERKALGGKARSMDVPDSGTGGRRPLPGEHGFRFIPGIYHNLPDTMRRIPFPGNPGGVHDNLVAPKEMLFARSGGREDIRIPLPWPDNPPAELTPDEIRRAFTAVLDTAFHLPLHEALYFANRILVFLTSCDQRRDTVWERTPWWDFVRAGRMSYDYQRVLAVGITRNIVATKAEEASTRTVGTLLEAFAFNLLGRGADGPLDRILNAPTNEAWIDPWVTYLKSLGVEFRVGWTVRDLTLGAGAIAGAVVEDPSGARRTVTADHYISAMPVEHARRTWNSAVRAADPQLAECDRLETDWMTGIQFYLTERTPILHGHLDLIDSPWSLTAIAQAQHWPGRDFPADYGDGTVVDCLSVDVSEWDRPGILYGKTAKQCTRTEVAREVWAQLKASLNDSGRTVLKDSVLHSWFLDPAVDGLGTPHPVNDEQLLIHPVGTFHHRPRSATKIPNLFLAGDYVAVPIDLATMEGANSSARQAVNALLDRSGSTARRCAVTPLYRAPELEPLRRHDRTRYLLGLPNAFDIG encoded by the coding sequence ATGAGTGGCACCACGCGCAGAGGGTTCCTGGGCACTGCCGCTGTCGCCGGCGGCGGAGCAGTCCTCGGAATCCCGGAACGGGCTTCGGCCGAGAACGGCTCCACATCACAGACCGTGGCGGTCCTGGGTGGCGGAGTCGCCGGGCTCACGGCCGCCCATGAGCTGGCCGAGCGCGGCTTCCGGGTCACGGTCTACGAACGCAAGGCACTGGGCGGCAAGGCCCGCAGCATGGACGTACCGGACAGCGGCACAGGCGGCCGACGCCCCCTGCCGGGTGAGCACGGCTTCCGCTTCATCCCCGGCATCTACCACAACCTGCCCGACACGATGCGGCGCATCCCGTTCCCCGGCAACCCGGGCGGCGTACACGACAACCTCGTCGCCCCGAAGGAGATGCTGTTCGCCAGGTCGGGTGGCCGCGAGGACATCCGGATCCCGCTGCCCTGGCCCGACAACCCCCCGGCCGAACTCACCCCCGACGAGATCCGTCGCGCCTTCACCGCGGTTCTGGACACGGCCTTCCACCTCCCCCTCCACGAGGCCCTCTACTTCGCCAACCGCATCCTGGTCTTCCTCACCAGCTGCGACCAGCGCCGCGACACCGTATGGGAGCGGACACCCTGGTGGGACTTCGTGCGGGCCGGACGGATGTCCTACGACTACCAGCGGGTCCTCGCCGTCGGCATCACCCGCAACATCGTCGCCACCAAAGCGGAGGAGGCCAGCACCCGCACGGTCGGCACCCTGCTGGAGGCCTTCGCCTTCAACCTCCTCGGGCGGGGCGCGGACGGACCACTGGACCGGATCCTCAACGCGCCCACCAACGAGGCATGGATCGACCCCTGGGTGACCTACCTGAAGTCACTCGGGGTCGAGTTCCGCGTCGGCTGGACCGTACGGGACCTGACTCTGGGCGCGGGTGCCATCGCCGGAGCCGTCGTGGAGGACCCCTCAGGCGCGCGCCGGACCGTCACCGCCGACCACTACATCTCCGCGATGCCCGTCGAGCACGCCCGCCGCACATGGAACTCCGCCGTCCGCGCAGCCGACCCCCAGCTGGCCGAGTGCGACCGGCTGGAGACGGACTGGATGACGGGCATTCAGTTCTACCTGACCGAACGCACGCCGATCCTGCACGGCCACCTCGACCTCATCGACTCCCCGTGGTCACTCACAGCGATCGCCCAGGCCCAGCACTGGCCCGGCCGCGACTTTCCGGCCGACTACGGCGACGGCACGGTCGTGGACTGCCTGTCCGTGGACGTCTCCGAGTGGGATCGCCCGGGCATCCTGTACGGCAAGACGGCCAAGCAATGCACCCGTACCGAAGTCGCACGCGAAGTGTGGGCACAGCTGAAGGCATCGCTCAACGACAGCGGCCGCACGGTTCTGAAGGACTCCGTGCTGCACTCGTGGTTTCTCGACCCCGCCGTCGACGGCCTTGGCACGCCGCATCCCGTCAACGACGAACAACTGCTCATTCACCCGGTGGGCACCTTCCACCACCGCCCGCGCTCGGCCACGAAGATCCCCAACCTCTTCCTGGCCGGCGACTACGTGGCCGTGCCCATCGACCTCGCCACCATGGAGGGCGCCAACTCCTCGGCCCGGCAGGCCGTCAACGCCCTGCTGGACCGATCCGGATCCACCGCACGACGCTGCGCCGTGACCCCCCTGTACAGAGCCCCCGAACTGGAGCCCCTCAGACGCCACGACCGCACCCGCTACCTCCTCGGACTGCCGAATGCCTTCGACATCGGCTGA
- a CDS encoding SRPBCC family protein, translating into MAHEDDAQQAVPNTPGALGDGVTRRRPLRERHVEETVEVAVPVRTAYNQWTQFKTFPRFSAVVRGVEQIRPTVTAWTIGYGPLRHRFAVEIVEQDPDAYLAWRALAQNPSHQGEVEFRPTESGGTAITVRMLLEPQGAARILTRSSRAARLTARLVRGELVNFKEFIEGLGREGGAWRGIIRNGRVQHDHPEPPRSRVAQWPVG; encoded by the coding sequence ATGGCGCACGAGGACGACGCCCAGCAGGCCGTGCCGAACACGCCGGGGGCCCTCGGCGACGGCGTCACGCGCCGCCGTCCACTGCGGGAGCGGCATGTCGAGGAGACGGTCGAGGTCGCGGTGCCGGTTCGGACGGCGTACAACCAGTGGACGCAGTTCAAGACCTTCCCGCGCTTCTCTGCCGTGGTGCGCGGCGTCGAACAGATCAGGCCCACCGTGACGGCCTGGACCATCGGCTACGGACCCCTGCGTCACCGTTTCGCGGTCGAGATCGTGGAGCAGGACCCCGACGCCTACCTGGCCTGGCGCGCTCTGGCGCAGAACCCCTCCCATCAGGGCGAGGTCGAGTTCAGGCCGACGGAGTCCGGCGGCACCGCGATCACTGTCCGGATGCTCCTGGAACCGCAGGGAGCCGCGAGGATCCTCACCCGCTCGTCCAGGGCCGCCCGGCTGACCGCCCGCCTGGTGCGCGGCGAACTCGTGAACTTCAAGGAGTTCATCGAAGGGCTCGGGCGGGAGGGCGGGGCCTGGCGCGGCATCATCCGCAACGGTCGCGTGCAGCACGATCACCCGGAACCGCCCAGGAGCCGCGTGGCCCAGTGGCCTGTCGGCTGA